In the genome of Macrobrachium rosenbergii isolate ZJJX-2024 chromosome 53, ASM4041242v1, whole genome shotgun sequence, the window CACCCATGTCCACATCCACATTGTAGGACCCCTCCTGTGCTCTGAAAGACATCAGTACCTCCTCACAATGGTTGACCACTCAACGAGATGGCCTGAAGCCGCCCCTATGACAGAGGCATCAGCAGTAGCGTGTGCCAGTGCTATCCTCTCATCATGGGTGTCCAGATTTGGCATACCCAATCACATAACCTCTGACAGAAGCACTACCTTCACGTTGCAGCCTCTTCAGCACCCAGTTGCATCACACAACAGCCTACCATCCCGAATCCAATGGCATGTAAGAGAGGTGACACTGCACCTTGAAAGCAGCCCTGCTCGTGTGCACTACACGTGGCGACAGACTTTCGGCAAACATGGGAAACTTCCGCTGCACAATAATCCTCCTTAAAGTTGACCAGGGCATTGCAGAGGTTATTTCACCCTTGAAAACTGGATTGGAGGAGCAATGTCTTTGGGCAAATATGCTGGTGTCAGGCAGTAGATAGCCACCCAATCTTTCATACTGCGGATGTCAATGAGGAAGGCTTCCTGCTTGCGGTCAATGACCCAGTAGGGGCCTGTGTAGGGCTGGGCTAAAGGTGGTCGAACGGCATTGGTACTGATGAACATGTGTGTTGCAGTATAGAGATCCATGGGGTTAAAGGCATTGTTGGTTGGCTTATAGGATGGGAGGTCAGGGGCGAATTTTCCAATGATGGTCTGGAGTCTGATGATGTCAGGTGAAGGATTATTGTCGGGGAGAACTCGCCAGGTATCCCGAGCGGATCGCCACATACCATCTCTGCTGCTGACAAGTCAAAGCTCTCTTTGGGTGTTCTCCAAAGCCGAGGAAGACCCATGGAAGCTGCAATTACTGGGTTGAAGTGTTGCAGCGAGACATCAGGGCTACTTTCAAGGTGCGGTGGCACCTCTCAACCATGCCATTGGATTCGGGATGGTAGGCTGTTGTGTGATGCAACTAGGTGCTGAGGAGGCGGTTTAGGGACGTCCAGAGCTGTCGCCACCTGCAGTGCACCTGCTCATGCATGTGCACTATTGGTttgttagttactatgtaaatttcctggccaATGATTGGTCAGTAATCCATATAAATACCAATGTTGCTTGTTAATAAATCATAACTCTAAGACCTCTCATCTTAATCATTCACACTAAAGTATCAACTGTCACCATTTATGCTTAGAGTCTGGGCTGATTTGGatcatgaagtaaaaaataattctttctagATGACAATTGACATAATTGAAGTTATTTTCTTGTAGACAGCAGTAATTATCCATAAAAGATTGTAGGATGGAAGCATGTAATTGTTTCTTGAAATTGTTTTCTGAGTGATTAAAATATGACTTTGTATGTAGATGGTGGTTTTCCTTTCTTATacttcggtctctctctctctctctctctctctctctctctctctctctctctctctctctctctctctctcctctctcttgttTAGTTATATTGTTCCAATGGTCCTTAATATCAAATCctcctcgggaatatccccgatgggaattatcaagGGGAAATGTGATAAATGGAcgggatttgatattaagcgatatttgtagcttcatgatcgtatataaatcacggtgtgataaaaaaatgtcataaaaagagctgcgtgttgtACCAATGTGtgtgctctcgacgggtaaatatagtatcggcgttacacacacacagctggaatgcgtctgtgtgtcgtgggatcacACTGGCACACAcacggtgataattccccatcggggatattccctgaCACacttatataaatcacggtgtgataaaacatatatatatatatatatatatatatatatatatatatatatatatatatatatatatatatatatatatatatatatatatatatatatatatatatatatatatatatatatatatatatatatatatatatatatatatatataatatatatatatatatatatatatatatatatatatatatatatatatatatatatatatatatatatatatatatatatatatatgtgtgtatatatatatatatatgaatatccagttaatatatattaaatatatatatgtatatttttatatgtgtttatatatagcgTAATTTAATTAcaacaggaaatatatattttttatatattcagtttgtcattttaaccattatttcatataaagatatatatatttaatatgaaaaggAGTATATATACGTGGATTTGAAGGCACTGCCAACTTTGGCTGCATTATATTTCTTGAGTCCTTACTAGCTCGAACCACACTATATCATAGGATGTGAAGAGACTGCCTTCATGGCTATATCTTTGACCGACACCAAACAGTCAACATTGTTTTAACCACCGGATTTAAACAACCAATTTTTTGCTTTCAGTTAGCTAACCATTATTACCTGTATagattacaattaaatacacagaACAGCAAAAACAAGGCTTTCCATTACTAAATACAAGGACGACAAAACATATCCTTTGTTCTACATAATACTTatttccactttacataaatttaaagagaaaacagaaaactatGTTCACAATACTTATTTCCactttacagaaaagtaaagaaTACAGAAAACTTTCTCTTGTCAGAAAAGTACAATTTTCTTGACATACTCCCCCCGCAAgaaaaacttatgcctacattatttacaatagaactgttcttatcaatgcctttctggtttctgcagctatttgagcagtccttcTGCTCAGGCGGGTGCTTGACTGAACGCCTTCTGTCACAGCTCTAAGGGGTATAACTTAATCATAGGTCTCATAAGCTGGCTATGTGCCATTCTTAAAGTAGCCACTCTTTAGATCTTGTCTTGCCCCATGTGTAACTtgatcacttggcccaacttccacttgctccttggcccctcatcatgaatgaggacaactttccctatcctgggccaagagccatgcacTATTTCTTCTCGATGGTTCTCTCTTAACATTGTTAAATACTCCCTCTCCCACCTTTTCCACAAGTCGTCACACAACTTGGATGCATACAGGAATCTTTTCTCAGTGAACTCTCTCCTTCCATAGGTAGGGTCACCggagatctcttcccaatttactacttctcttgggaaggacttaAGTTTCTGTTCAAGGATCAAAAggttaggggttaaaatttccaacTGATTCAAATCCCTGGCCTCGTAACTTAATGTTCTATCACTGATAATTCCTTCCACCTTCACCAGCACACAggtcagttcctcaaaactgagTAAGGCTTGGCCTACGATCTTTTTTAGACATGACTTAAGAAGTTCTATCAGTCTTtcccatatagcaccaaaccGTGGTGCTCTTgctggaatgaacttccagttacaTTTTATATCTAACAGATATTCCTTTACCATGGGATTCTCCGACATGGTCTTAAGGTATTCTAATGCTACTACAAATGTGGTGGCGttgtcactcaacatgagtgctgAGAGACCTCTTCTGCTGCAGAAActtctaaaactcatgaggaatgagtcacaggactggttatcaactagcaACACATGTATGACTCTGGTTATCAGGCACGTAAATAAGATGACAAAAGCCTTCTCAGGGCTTTGTCCCTTTCCCTTAACCCATAATGCGCCAGTGTAGTCCACACCTGTGGCattaaaaggttgcttacattacaccctgaactcaggtaatggaggaactatattgggccTATACAGCCTCCCCTGCTTTCTCCTGCAGATAACAAATGGTGTATTATACTCTCAGTTAAttgccttatctgtgggatccagaactcctgtctgacCCTCGCCGCAGttgcatttacacccatatgagcattagcatcatgatgttctttaataattactcgagtaacatagcaactctttGGCAATAGTATAGGAAACTTAGCAGCTTCGTGTAACTGTGCGTGTTCTAGTCTACCTTACACCTTATTGCCCtgttgtccaggtaaagattcaactggtgtatGAGAGCTTGGTTTGTttttcttacccccttcatcaaacactcatattcctcttggaaaaattcACTTTGTATGATGGCAATAGTCTTATTttttgcctcttggagttcttccaagggCAATTCACCATACCTCTTCATACTGgttgaactcctacaattattaaaaaatcatagGATCCACGTTGTGGTCCCATAGACCTTTTTAATCTTGCTGGATCTCTCCtaattcagcaagtgagtattaccattcaggttgtcacctacagtattgaccaaaatgttctcttccctaccctgaACAAGTGgtccaccaacccatgacctatctattggccaaggggaattttttaacaAAGGGGGTCCttcccaccagaaagaactatccaagactttgctgtactctatttttcacaaatacaggGAGAACTCTTTTTgatactagccaacttagggcgACTTTACTGTCCGACCAAATGAACAGTTCTACAgctcatccttctcaaaggattctttaataaatttggccattcttgctgctagcaacaatgccatcaactcaagttttggaacagttaattctttaatgggcACTCTTGCCATTATTAAATAAGAGTTTTCGTTCTTAAC includes:
- the LOC136834133 gene encoding uncharacterized protein, translating into MKRYGELPLEELQEAKNKTIAIIQSEFFQEEYECLMKGVRKTNQALIHQLNLYLDNRAIRCVDYTGALWVKGKGQSPEKAFVILFTCLITRVIHVLLVDNQSCDSFLMSFRSFCSRRGLSALMLSDNATTFVVALEYLKTMSENPMVKEYLLDIKCNWKFIPARAPRFGAIWERLIELLKSCLKKIVGQALLSFEELTCVLVKVEGIISDRTLSYEARDLNQLEILTPNLLILEQKLKSFPREVVNWEEISGDPTYGRREFTEKRFLYASKLCDDLWKRWEREYLTMLRENHREEIVHGSWPRIGKVVLIHDEGPRSKWKLGQVIKLHMGQDKI